From a region of the Streptomyces sp. NBC_01454 genome:
- a CDS encoding Rv1733c family protein: MTLSALLRPWRRGPLRRRSDVAEAWLALVTGVLIVVGAPAAGLAAGHAVDAGAAQQQQGRHTVAAVLTEDPPARIGVDLTGGLGTRTHATVRWTAADGRARTGPTAVAPDLRAGDRTAVWLDRHGTLIRDPVTPGRASGESIAVGTVTGTSAGLLLFGAERAGHALLNRRRYAQWEREWAAEDPRWGQPAA; this comes from the coding sequence ATGACTCTCAGCGCATTGCTCCGGCCGTGGCGGCGCGGTCCGCTGCGCCGGCGGTCGGATGTGGCGGAGGCCTGGCTGGCGCTGGTCACCGGCGTGCTGATCGTGGTGGGCGCACCGGCCGCCGGACTCGCGGCCGGCCACGCGGTGGACGCCGGCGCGGCCCAGCAGCAACAGGGCCGGCACACCGTCGCGGCGGTGCTGACCGAGGACCCGCCGGCCCGCATCGGGGTGGACCTCACCGGTGGCCTCGGCACCCGCACCCACGCCACGGTGCGCTGGACGGCCGCCGACGGCCGGGCCCGGACGGGGCCGACGGCGGTGGCACCGGACCTGCGGGCCGGCGACCGGACGGCCGTCTGGCTCGACCGCCACGGGACGCTGATCCGCGACCCCGTCACACCGGGCCGGGCCTCCGGCGAGAGCATCGCGGTCGGCACCGTGACCGGGACCTCGGCCGGTCTGCTGCTCTTCGGCGCCGAGCGCGCCGGCCACGCCCTGCTGAACCGCCGGCGCTATGCCCAGTGGGAGCGGGAGTGGGCGGCCGAGGACCCCCGGTGGGGGCAGCCGGCGGCTTGA
- a CDS encoding collagenase has product MPPSRLPRSFLLAASLAATLALPTVQPARAAAPHPSVVPARSHQAQPAAPRPSVASANPFDQVQRLARTPEFFAAPAPAPRSLVGKGGIPGPQTKPPTAPHRGRSAVAPCTLDGITGLSPEQFADFLADPAVTADDCLRSLLWTWDPRLIPVMSDAHVQAVAHRISGLAAAHDGKNTSHLYEMFTYLHAVAYQDFSHDEIDTTDAPTVDAVRRAVDAFGGAAHTFDVTRTNADTLREALYAASAPGLRQHQLDLIQRVLATMDPAHTATQKDQSWGNAALAALSVNYLGVYPGNKDTAFQYAAATDPGYRAAFKAFAQYTHLKDTPNAWVVRDALGEYGRFGEIASLKRAIIADLGTLLGTTVQNFGDGSEPWAKVASWLTYFNACQPYHVCKEDIEKRIFPHTYTYDNGGIKVRTALDRSVVDQLYYASKQVKAQFHRVIGTETPLAGDPNTTLTIVLYASRHDYEVYHPLLTGMGTNNGGVYIEQGATFYTYQRRVPQDSTLTLEELFRHEYVHYLNGRFAVPGFFGEGPWYEGDRTTAMDEGSAEFFDGSTRDQGIAVRKSLVRDIIADTSGGTPRMTIDQMLHATYDKDGFRFYSYAGTFFEFLWRAHPALLQEMYRHLRDNDPAAFDAWRNRMGADAGLQQEYNAFLDTQIAHLDDLYVPNTTFTPNASLKFATPDEVRSAFAAATANTPTCKDEGDPGMGRFLCTGRITANLNNSGSSDQVFKDMAGTVDYFILERTKPAGNNFTDMNCFFGPTDIWSSGRAGSADFSCEGPLRR; this is encoded by the coding sequence GTGCCCCCTTCGCGTCTGCCGCGCAGCTTCCTGTTGGCCGCGAGCCTCGCGGCGACCCTCGCCCTGCCCACCGTCCAGCCGGCCCGGGCCGCCGCACCCCACCCGTCCGTCGTCCCCGCACGGTCGCACCAGGCGCAGCCGGCCGCACCCCGGCCGTCGGTGGCCTCCGCCAACCCCTTCGACCAGGTCCAACGCCTGGCCAGAACACCCGAGTTCTTCGCCGCGCCCGCGCCGGCGCCCCGCTCCCTCGTCGGCAAGGGCGGCATCCCGGGACCGCAGACCAAGCCGCCCACCGCGCCGCACCGGGGGAGATCCGCGGTCGCCCCCTGCACCCTCGACGGCATCACCGGCCTGAGCCCCGAGCAGTTCGCGGACTTCCTCGCCGACCCGGCCGTCACCGCCGACGACTGCCTGCGCAGCCTCCTGTGGACCTGGGACCCCCGGCTGATCCCCGTCATGTCCGACGCCCACGTCCAGGCCGTGGCACACCGCATCAGCGGCCTGGCCGCCGCCCACGACGGCAAGAACACCAGCCATCTGTACGAGATGTTCACGTATCTGCACGCGGTGGCCTACCAGGACTTCTCGCACGACGAGATCGACACCACCGACGCCCCCACCGTCGACGCCGTACGGCGCGCGGTCGACGCCTTCGGCGGCGCGGCCCACACCTTCGACGTCACCCGCACCAACGCCGACACCCTGCGCGAAGCCCTGTACGCCGCCAGCGCCCCGGGGCTGCGGCAGCATCAACTCGACCTGATCCAGCGGGTCCTGGCCACCATGGACCCGGCGCACACCGCCACCCAGAAGGACCAGTCCTGGGGCAACGCCGCCCTCGCCGCGCTCTCCGTGAACTACCTGGGGGTCTACCCCGGCAACAAGGACACCGCGTTCCAGTACGCGGCCGCCACCGACCCCGGATACCGGGCCGCCTTCAAGGCCTTCGCCCAGTACACCCACCTCAAGGACACGCCCAACGCCTGGGTCGTCCGCGATGCGCTCGGGGAGTACGGCCGCTTCGGTGAGATCGCCTCCCTCAAGCGGGCCATCATCGCCGACCTCGGCACGCTCCTCGGCACCACCGTCCAGAACTTCGGCGACGGCAGCGAGCCCTGGGCCAAGGTCGCGAGCTGGCTGACCTACTTCAACGCCTGCCAGCCGTACCACGTGTGCAAGGAGGACATCGAAAAGCGGATCTTCCCGCACACGTACACCTACGACAACGGCGGCATCAAGGTCCGCACCGCCCTCGACCGCTCCGTCGTCGACCAGCTCTACTATGCGTCCAAGCAGGTCAAGGCGCAGTTCCACCGGGTGATCGGCACCGAGACGCCGCTGGCCGGCGACCCCAACACCACGCTCACCATCGTGCTGTACGCCTCACGCCACGACTACGAGGTCTACCACCCGCTGCTCACCGGCATGGGCACCAACAACGGCGGCGTCTACATAGAGCAGGGCGCGACCTTCTACACCTACCAGCGCCGCGTCCCCCAGGACTCCACCCTCACCCTCGAAGAACTCTTCCGGCACGAGTACGTCCACTACCTCAACGGCCGCTTCGCCGTACCCGGCTTCTTCGGTGAGGGCCCCTGGTACGAGGGCGACCGCACCACCGCCATGGACGAGGGCAGCGCCGAGTTCTTCGACGGCTCGACCCGCGACCAGGGCATCGCCGTGCGCAAGTCCCTCGTCCGCGACATCATCGCGGACACCTCCGGCGGCACCCCCCGCATGACCATCGACCAGATGCTGCACGCGACCTACGACAAGGACGGCTTCAGGTTCTACTCCTACGCCGGGACGTTCTTCGAGTTCCTGTGGCGCGCGCACCCGGCGCTGCTCCAGGAGATGTACCGGCATCTGCGGGACAACGACCCGGCCGCGTTCGACGCCTGGCGCAACCGCATGGGAGCCGACGCGGGACTCCAGCAGGAGTACAACGCCTTCCTCGACACCCAGATCGCCCACCTCGACGACCTCTATGTGCCGAACACGACGTTCACCCCGAACGCCTCGCTGAAGTTCGCCACCCCCGACGAGGTCCGCAGCGCCTTCGCCGCCGCCACCGCCAACACACCCACCTGCAAGGACGAGGGCGACCCCGGCATGGGCCGCTTCCTGTGCACCGGCCGGATCACCGCCAACCTCAACAACTCCGGCAGCTCCGACCAGGTCTTCAAGGACATGGCCGGCACCGTCGACTACTTCATCCTCGAACGCACCAAGCCCGCCGGGAACAACTTCACCGACATGAACTGCTTCTTCGGGCCCACCGACATCTGGTCCTCGGGCCGGGCCGGCAGCGCGGACTTCAGCTGTGAGGGTCCGCTGCGACGCTGA
- a CDS encoding proline racemase family protein, whose product MRTRHVFHAVDSHTEGMPTRVITGGVGTLPGATMAERRLHLAEHRDDIRTLLMYEPRGHAAMSGAILQPPARPDADWGVLFIEVSGYLPMCGHGTIGVATVLVETGMVEVCEPVTTVRLDTPAGLVTAEVQVTDGAATAVTLTNVPAFCAGLDRKVTVPGYGTLSYDLAYGGNFYAILPLDSVGLPFDRDRKNDILAAGLALMDAVNTTDRPVHPEDERIGGLKHVYFAAPGSSATRSRHAMAIHPGWFDRSPCGTGTSARMAQLHARGDLFLGQDFVNESFIGTEFTGRLVARTTVGGRPAVVPTVTGRAWVTGTAQYFLDPSDPFPAGFLL is encoded by the coding sequence ATGCGCACCCGCCATGTCTTCCACGCCGTCGACTCCCACACCGAGGGCATGCCCACCCGCGTCATCACCGGTGGCGTCGGCACCCTCCCCGGCGCCACCATGGCCGAGCGCCGGCTGCACCTGGCCGAACACCGCGACGACATCCGGACGCTGCTGATGTACGAGCCGCGCGGCCATGCCGCCATGAGCGGGGCGATACTCCAGCCGCCGGCCCGTCCCGACGCCGACTGGGGTGTGCTGTTCATCGAGGTGTCCGGCTATCTGCCGATGTGCGGACACGGCACGATCGGGGTGGCCACCGTCCTCGTCGAGACCGGCATGGTGGAGGTGTGCGAGCCGGTGACCACGGTGCGCCTCGACACCCCGGCCGGACTCGTCACCGCCGAGGTACAGGTCACGGACGGGGCGGCGACGGCCGTCACCCTCACCAACGTGCCCGCGTTCTGCGCCGGACTCGACCGCAAGGTCACCGTCCCCGGCTACGGCACGCTCAGCTATGACCTCGCCTACGGCGGCAACTTCTACGCCATCCTGCCGCTGGACAGCGTCGGGCTGCCCTTCGACCGGGACCGCAAGAACGACATCCTGGCCGCCGGACTCGCCCTCATGGACGCCGTGAACACCACCGACCGGCCGGTCCATCCCGAGGACGAGCGGATCGGCGGCCTCAAGCACGTCTACTTCGCCGCACCGGGATCCAGCGCCACCCGCTCCCGGCACGCGATGGCCATCCATCCCGGCTGGTTCGACCGCTCACCCTGCGGCACCGGCACCTCCGCGCGGATGGCGCAGCTGCATGCCCGCGGGGACCTCTTCCTGGGCCAGGACTTCGTCAACGAGTCCTTCATCGGGACGGAGTTCACCGGCCGGCTCGTGGCACGGACCACGGTCGGCGGGCGGCCGGCCGTCGTCCCCACCGTCACCGGACGGGCCTGGGTGACCGGCACCGCGCAGTACTTCCTCGATCCGTCCGACCCGTTCCCCGCGGGGTTCCTGCTCTGA
- a CDS encoding aminopeptidase P family protein has product MTLEHTQLHTGSHDLPVSGALADFMTGGWATPPPPDGTRVPGFAHFAGRRARLAARFPGERLLVPAGELRVRSHDCDHRFRPHSAYAWLTGLTGEDQPGHVLVLEPDGEAVLHLRPRPPRDAGGAFYRDRKYGEFWVGRRPDLAEAERLTGLRCAHLDDLARHGSARNAAHDAELATVLSELRLEKDPWEVAQLQQAVDHTVTGFEDVVRSLPAALRHPRGERWIEGVFQLRARAEGNGTGYETIAAAGAHACVLHWIRNDGPLDPEQLLLLDAGVETDALYTADVTRTLPLSGRFSPVQRRVYELVLTAQDAGIAALKPGASFRDFHRACSGVLAEGLAEWGVLRIPAAQALAADSGLYRRYTLCSSGHMLGLDVHDCGRARAEQYLDGVLTEGQVLTVEPGLYLQPDDETLPRELRGIGVRIEDDLVITADGARLMSGALPRTADGVEEWMDGLLTGSV; this is encoded by the coding sequence ATGACCTTGGAACACACCCAACTCCACACCGGCAGCCACGACTTGCCGGTTTCGGGCGCCCTCGCCGACTTCATGACCGGCGGATGGGCCACGCCCCCGCCCCCGGACGGCACCCGCGTCCCCGGCTTCGCGCACTTCGCCGGCCGCCGGGCCCGCCTCGCCGCGCGCTTCCCCGGCGAGCGACTGCTCGTGCCCGCCGGGGAGTTGCGGGTCCGCTCCCACGACTGCGACCACCGCTTCCGGCCGCACAGCGCGTACGCCTGGCTGACCGGGCTGACCGGCGAGGACCAGCCGGGCCATGTCCTGGTGCTGGAACCGGACGGCGAGGCGGTGCTCCATCTGCGGCCGCGGCCCCCGCGGGACGCCGGCGGCGCGTTCTACCGGGACCGCAAGTACGGCGAGTTCTGGGTGGGCCGCCGCCCCGATCTGGCCGAGGCCGAACGCCTCACCGGCCTGCGCTGTGCGCATCTGGACGACCTGGCCCGTCACGGCTCCGCCCGGAACGCGGCCCACGACGCCGAACTCGCCACCGTGCTGAGCGAGTTGCGGCTGGAGAAGGACCCCTGGGAGGTGGCGCAGCTACAGCAGGCCGTCGACCACACCGTCACCGGCTTCGAGGACGTCGTACGGTCCCTCCCCGCAGCCCTGCGCCACCCGCGCGGCGAACGCTGGATCGAGGGCGTCTTCCAGCTGCGCGCCCGCGCCGAGGGCAACGGCACCGGCTACGAGACCATCGCGGCCGCCGGCGCCCACGCCTGCGTGCTCCACTGGATCCGCAACGACGGCCCGCTCGACCCGGAGCAGTTGCTGCTGCTCGACGCGGGGGTGGAGACCGACGCGCTGTACACCGCCGATGTCACCCGCACCCTGCCGCTCTCCGGGCGCTTCTCCCCCGTGCAGCGCCGGGTGTACGAGCTGGTGCTCACCGCGCAGGACGCGGGGATCGCCGCCCTCAAGCCGGGCGCCAGCTTCCGCGACTTCCACCGGGCCTGCTCGGGCGTCCTGGCCGAGGGCCTGGCCGAATGGGGGGTGCTGCGCATCCCGGCGGCACAGGCGCTCGCGGCCGACAGCGGCCTGTACCGGCGTTACACCCTGTGCAGTTCCGGCCATATGCTCGGGCTCGATGTCCACGACTGCGGCCGGGCCCGCGCCGAGCAGTATCTCGACGGTGTCCTGACGGAGGGGCAGGTCCTCACGGTCGAACCGGGGCTCTATCTCCAGCCCGACGACGAGACCCTGCCGCGGGAACTGCGCGGCATCGGGGTCCGTATCGAGGACGATCTGGTGATCACGGCGGACGGTGCCCGGCTGATGTCGGGCGCACTGCCGCGCACCGCCGACGGGGTGGAGGAGTGGATGGACGGGCTGCTGACCGGAAGCGTCTGA
- a CDS encoding dihydrodipicolinate synthase family protein, protein MVLRTRPWHGIMVATTLPFRPSHSPRPSRLSRDELSVDHDAYAAQVARLLAAGCDGVVPNGSLGEYQTLTDDERARVVRTAVAAAGGAGERVMPGVSAYDSAAACRWAEQAAEAGAGSVLLLPPNAYRADAAAVRAHFAEVAAVGLPVVAYNNPFDTKVDLTPRLLAELHADGSIVAVKEFSGDVRRAYEIAEVAPELDLLIGADDVLLELALAGAVGWVAGYPNALPEACGALYRAAVAQDLDTALPLYRALHPLLRWDSKPEFVQAIKLSMDLAGHRGGPTRPPRFPLPAGQSAQLRAATEKLLADGHH, encoded by the coding sequence ATGGTCCTCCGTACCCGTCCCTGGCACGGCATCATGGTCGCCACCACCCTCCCCTTCCGCCCCTCCCACTCCCCTCGCCCCTCCCGCCTCTCCCGTGACGAGCTCTCCGTCGACCACGACGCCTACGCCGCCCAGGTCGCCCGGCTGCTCGCGGCCGGCTGTGACGGCGTCGTCCCCAACGGCTCCCTCGGCGAGTACCAGACGCTGACCGACGACGAGCGCGCCCGTGTCGTGCGGACCGCCGTTGCGGCCGCCGGCGGTGCGGGCGAGCGGGTGATGCCGGGCGTCTCCGCGTACGACAGTGCCGCCGCGTGCCGCTGGGCCGAGCAGGCCGCCGAGGCGGGCGCCGGCTCCGTCCTGCTGCTGCCGCCCAACGCCTACCGTGCCGATGCGGCAGCGGTCCGCGCCCACTTCGCCGAGGTGGCCGCGGTCGGTCTGCCCGTCGTCGCCTACAACAACCCCTTCGACACCAAGGTCGACCTCACCCCGCGCCTCCTCGCCGAGCTGCACGCCGACGGCAGCATCGTCGCCGTCAAGGAATTCAGCGGAGATGTGCGCAGGGCGTACGAGATCGCCGAAGTCGCCCCGGAACTCGACCTGTTGATCGGGGCCGACGACGTCCTGCTCGAACTGGCCCTCGCCGGCGCCGTCGGCTGGGTCGCGGGCTATCCCAACGCGCTGCCGGAGGCCTGCGGCGCCCTCTACCGGGCCGCCGTCGCCCAGGACCTCGACACCGCGCTGCCGCTCTACCGCGCCCTGCACCCGCTGCTGCGCTGGGACTCCAAGCCCGAATTCGTGCAGGCGATCAAGCTCTCGATGGACCTCGCCGGACACCGCGGCGGACCGACCCGCCCGCCCCGCTTCCCGCTGCCCGCCGGGCAGTCGGCCCAGCTGCGCGCCGCCACCGAGAAGCTCCTCGCCGACGGCCACCACTGA
- a CDS encoding glycoside hydrolase family 65 protein encodes MTRAWTWSYEGYDAGTERLRESLCALGNGYFATRGAASEVLGGPAHYPGTYAAGCYNRLTSTVDGHTVENEDMVNLPNWLPLRYRICPAGSAPGPWLSPDHPFLTEHRQTLDLRHGTLTRWSAYEDEAGRRLCVEQGRLVHMGDPHLAAMRTCFTAHGWSGAVEVESGIDGAVRNAGIARYRALADQHLTGWETGDERPDTVWLTCRTLDSDIRIALAARTRASAGRDGMPRPQLSALRAFHSLVLPVTAGTPAVVEKTVALYTSRDPAIDSPLHAAVDGVALAPHFRQLRASHRRAWDNLWRQARLEVPGEAGGILRLHLFHLLQTLSPHTAELDVGVPARGLHGEAYRGHVFWDELFVLPFLNLHLPQVSRALLDYRYRRLPAACHAAGEAGRAGAMYPWQSAGDGREETQQFHLNPRSGHWLPDRSRLQHHVGSAIAYNVWQYGQASGDTEFLHTRGAEMLVQIARFWASAADWDAALGRYRIRGVVGPDEYHDAYPGAAEAGVDDNAYTNVTAAWVLLRARELCHTLPEATQRQLSERLQLAPEEPERWDDIAHRLHVPYHRGVISQFAGYEELAELDWADYRRRYGDIRRLDRILEAEGDTVNRYQASKQADVLMLGYLFSPAELASVFRLLGCPLDDDIWHATVDHYLHRTSHGSTLSALVHAWVLARVHRPDAWTYCEEALTGDVADVQGGTTAEGIHLGAMAGTLDFVQRGMTGLETRDQALWLDPAPLPELSKFGVRIRYRRHWDIDLRIRAEQVRIAVPASENAPVRVRLRERSFALAPGTSRRLDLPEDP; translated from the coding sequence ATGACGCGCGCCTGGACCTGGTCGTACGAGGGGTACGACGCGGGCACCGAGCGGCTGCGTGAATCGCTCTGCGCGCTCGGCAACGGCTACTTCGCCACCCGCGGCGCGGCGTCCGAGGTGCTCGGCGGCCCGGCGCACTACCCGGGCACCTACGCCGCCGGCTGCTACAACCGCCTCACCTCCACCGTCGACGGCCACACCGTCGAGAACGAGGACATGGTCAATCTGCCCAACTGGCTCCCGCTGCGCTACCGGATCTGCCCCGCCGGCTCGGCCCCCGGCCCCTGGCTCTCCCCCGACCACCCCTTTCTGACGGAGCACCGGCAGACCCTGGACCTGCGGCACGGCACCCTGACCCGCTGGTCGGCCTACGAGGACGAGGCCGGACGGCGCCTGTGCGTGGAACAGGGCCGCCTGGTGCACATGGGGGATCCCCATCTGGCCGCGATGCGCACCTGTTTCACCGCGCACGGCTGGTCGGGGGCGGTGGAGGTGGAGTCGGGGATCGACGGCGCGGTCCGCAACGCCGGTATCGCGCGCTACCGCGCGCTGGCCGACCAGCACCTGACGGGCTGGGAGACCGGTGACGAGCGGCCGGACACGGTGTGGCTGACCTGCCGGACCCTCGACTCGGACATCCGGATCGCGCTGGCCGCCCGGACCCGCGCCTCCGCCGGCCGCGACGGGATGCCCCGGCCGCAGCTGTCCGCCCTGCGCGCCTTCCACTCGCTGGTGCTGCCGGTCACCGCCGGCACCCCCGCGGTCGTGGAGAAGACGGTGGCGCTGTACACCTCCCGCGACCCGGCGATCGACAGCCCGCTGCACGCGGCGGTGGACGGGGTGGCCCTGGCCCCGCATTTCCGGCAGCTGCGGGCGTCGCACCGCCGCGCCTGGGACAACCTGTGGCGCCAGGCCCGGCTGGAGGTTCCCGGGGAGGCCGGCGGCATCCTGCGGCTGCACCTCTTCCATCTGCTGCAGACCCTCTCCCCGCACACCGCGGAGCTGGACGTCGGGGTGCCGGCCCGAGGTCTGCACGGTGAGGCCTACCGCGGGCACGTCTTCTGGGACGAGCTGTTCGTGCTGCCGTTCTTGAACCTGCACCTGCCGCAGGTCTCCCGTGCCCTGCTCGACTACCGCTACCGCCGGCTGCCCGCCGCCTGCCATGCGGCAGGGGAGGCCGGCCGCGCCGGGGCGATGTACCCCTGGCAGAGCGCCGGTGACGGCCGGGAGGAGACCCAGCAGTTCCATCTCAACCCGCGTTCGGGGCACTGGCTGCCCGACCGCTCCCGGCTCCAGCACCACGTCGGATCGGCGATCGCCTACAACGTGTGGCAGTACGGACAGGCCAGCGGCGACACGGAGTTCCTGCACACCAGGGGCGCGGAGATGCTCGTGCAGATCGCCCGCTTCTGGGCGTCGGCCGCGGACTGGGACGCCGCCCTCGGCCGGTACCGGATCCGCGGGGTCGTCGGTCCCGACGAGTACCACGACGCCTATCCGGGAGCCGCCGAGGCGGGGGTGGACGACAACGCCTACACCAACGTCACCGCGGCCTGGGTGCTGTTGCGCGCCCGCGAACTGTGCCACACGCTTCCCGAGGCCACACAGCGGCAGCTGTCCGAGCGTCTCCAGCTCGCCCCGGAGGAGCCCGAGCGCTGGGACGACATCGCCCACCGGCTCCATGTGCCCTACCACCGCGGCGTGATCAGCCAGTTCGCCGGGTACGAGGAGCTCGCCGAGCTCGACTGGGCGGACTACCGGCGGCGCTACGGGGACATCCGACGGCTGGACCGGATCCTGGAGGCGGAGGGCGACACGGTCAACCGCTATCAGGCCTCCAAACAGGCCGATGTGCTGATGCTGGGCTATCTGTTCTCGCCGGCCGAACTCGCCTCGGTGTTCCGGCTGCTGGGCTGTCCGCTCGACGACGACATCTGGCACGCCACCGTCGACCACTATCTGCACCGCACCAGCCACGGCTCCACGCTCAGCGCCCTGGTCCACGCCTGGGTCCTGGCCCGGGTCCACCGTCCGGATGCCTGGACGTACTGCGAGGAGGCGCTGACCGGGGACGTGGCGGACGTCCAGGGCGGCACCACCGCGGAGGGCATCCACCTGGGGGCGATGGCCGGCACCCTGGATTTCGTCCAGCGCGGCATGACCGGCCTGGAGACCCGCGACCAGGCCCTGTGGCTCGACCCGGCACCGCTGCCCGAGCTGTCGAAATTCGGGGTGCGCATCCGCTACCGCCGCCACTGGGACATCGATCTGCGCATCCGTGCCGAGCAGGTGCGGATCGCGGTACCGGCCTCCGAGAACGCCCCGGTGCGGGTGAGACTGCGCGAGCGCTCCTTCGCGCTGGCCCCCGGCACGTCCCGCCGGCTCGACCTGCCCGAGGATCCCTGA
- a CDS encoding GntR family transcriptional regulator, whose protein sequence is MGELKHRSLITAQERLRDQVAHQLRAALIAGELRPGSVYSAPGLAADFGVSATPVREAMLDLAREGLVEPVRNKGFRITEVSERDLDQYTEIRALIEVPVIGQVTRTAGRDQLEALRPAALEIVAAARAHDLIGYLEADRRFHLALLGLSGNERLVETVGELRKRSRLYGLTRLDERDQLLPSAEEHGELLDVMLTGDAEAAEACMARHLGHVRSLWARAREEPLLPRPQGERRVRQG, encoded by the coding sequence ATGGGTGAACTCAAGCACCGCAGCCTGATCACCGCGCAGGAGCGACTCCGCGATCAGGTCGCCCATCAGCTGCGTGCGGCCCTGATAGCGGGCGAACTCCGCCCGGGATCGGTCTACTCGGCCCCGGGCCTCGCCGCGGACTTCGGGGTCTCCGCCACCCCGGTGCGTGAGGCGATGCTCGATCTGGCCCGGGAGGGCCTGGTCGAACCGGTGCGCAACAAGGGCTTCCGGATCACCGAGGTGAGCGAGCGCGACCTCGATCAGTACACCGAGATCCGTGCGCTGATCGAGGTCCCGGTCATCGGCCAGGTCACCCGCACCGCCGGCCGGGACCAGCTCGAAGCCCTCCGCCCGGCCGCCCTGGAGATCGTCGCCGCCGCCCGCGCCCACGACCTGATCGGCTATCTGGAGGCCGACCGCCGCTTCCATCTCGCGCTGCTCGGCCTCAGCGGCAACGAGCGCCTCGTCGAGACGGTCGGCGAACTGCGCAAACGCTCCCGCCTCTACGGCCTCACCCGCCTCGACGAGCGCGACCAGCTGCTGCCCTCCGCCGAGGAGCACGGGGAACTCCTCGACGTGATGCTGACCGGCGATGCCGAGGCGGCCGAGGCCTGTATGGCCCGCCACCTCGGCCATGTCCGCTCACTGTGGGCACGGGCACGCGAGGAACCGCTGCTGCCGCGCCCTCAGGGCGAGCGGCGCGTCCGCCAGGGCTGA
- a CDS encoding HAD family hydrolase, which yields MTGAPSLAAPLRSLRAVVFDTDGVITDSAAVHAAAWKDAFDACLSAAGGQRPFDPVDDYLRYVDGRTREDGAAEFLRARGLELPLGDVHDAPGTATVRAVAARKDELFTARLHTRPLATWPGTVRLLHALRDLGVPCAAVSASRHATELLTAAEVRPLFHAVVDGNEAHRLGLPGKPDPALFMEAARRLGVPAHDTAVVEDALAGVEAGRRGGFGLVVGVDRTAGPHSAAALRRRGADVVVSDPGELLLPGEGG from the coding sequence ATGACCGGTGCGCCGTCCCTGGCAGCGCCGCTGCGCTCGCTGCGGGCCGTGGTCTTCGACACCGACGGGGTCATCACCGACTCCGCCGCCGTGCACGCCGCGGCCTGGAAGGACGCCTTCGACGCGTGTCTGTCGGCCGCGGGCGGGCAGCGCCCCTTCGACCCGGTGGATGACTACCTGCGGTATGTCGACGGCCGCACGCGGGAGGACGGGGCGGCGGAGTTCCTGCGTGCGCGGGGCCTCGAACTGCCGCTCGGCGACGTGCACGACGCCCCGGGCACGGCCACCGTCCGCGCCGTCGCGGCCCGTAAGGACGAGCTGTTCACCGCGCGGCTGCACACCCGTCCCCTCGCCACCTGGCCCGGCACCGTGCGCCTGCTGCACGCGCTGCGGGACCTCGGGGTGCCGTGCGCCGCGGTCTCCGCGTCCCGCCATGCCACCGAGCTGCTCACCGCGGCCGAGGTGCGCCCGCTCTTCCACGCCGTGGTGGACGGCAACGAGGCGCACCGGCTGGGGCTGCCGGGCAAACCGGACCCGGCGCTCTTCATGGAGGCGGCCCGCCGGCTCGGGGTCCCGGCCCACGACACCGCCGTGGTGGAGGACGCCCTGGCCGGGGTCGAGGCCGGCCGCCGCGGTGGTTTCGGGCTGGTGGTGGGCGTGGACCGGACGGCCGGACCGCACAGCGCCGCCGCGCTGCGCCGGCGCGGCGCCGATGTGGTGGTGTCCGACCCCGGCGAGCTGCTGCTGCCCGGGGAGGGCGGATGA